From the Achromobacter xylosoxidans A8 genome, the window GCCTGCATCGCCGACCTCACCAAGGAGGGCGAGCGGGCGCGCTACTTCGGCCTGATGAGCGCCTGCTTCGGCGTCGGCATGATTGCCGGTCCCGTCATCGGCGGCCTGTTGGGCGGCATCTCGCCGCAGCTGCCGTTCCTGGCGGCCGCGATCCTCAACGGCCTGAATTTTCTGATGGGGTGCTTCCTGTTGCCGGAGTCGCATCGCGGCGAGCGGCGGCCGCTGTCGCTGAAGGCGCTCATGCCCGCTTCCTCTTTCCTGTGGGCGCGCGGCAAGACGGCGGTGATCGCCTTGATGGCCGTCTTTTTCGTCATGCAGTTCGTGGGACAGGTGCCCGCCACGCTGTGGGTCATATATGGCGAAGACCGCTACCAGTGGGATGCCGCCACGGTCGGCCTGTCGCTGGCCGCGTTCGGCGCGCTGCACGCCCTGGTCCAGGCGCTGGCCACCGGCCCCGCCACGGCGCGACTGGGAGAAAAGCGGACGCTGTTGCTGGGCATGGCCGCCGATGCCCTGGGCTATGTCCTGCTGGCGTTCGCGACGCGCGGATGGATGGCCTTCCCCATCATGGTCCTGCTGGCGTCGGGCGGCATCGGCATGCCGGCGTTGCAGGCCATGCTGTCGGCGCGGGTCGAGCAGGAACGCCAAGGCCAGTTGCAGGGCGCGCTCGCCGCGTTGTCGAGCCTCAGCGCGATCGTCGGGCCCCTGGCCATCACGGCGCTCTATGCCGCCACGCTGAACGTGTGGAAAGGATGGGCATGGATCGCGGGCGCCGGGCTGTATTTTGCCTGCCTGCCGGCCTTGCGCCGCAGGGCTTCGCAAGGCAAGTCTTAGTAGGACGGCACCAGTCACGCGCTACTATCGCGGAACCACAATCGGCAAGGAAAGGAATGAACCAGAAGCAGCGCGCCGCCAATCGCCGCCGGATTCCACGCAAGGCCTGGGCCTTGGGCCTGATCATCACTGGCGCCGCGGGTTTTTATGCATGGTGGCAATCACCCCTGGGTCCCGGCCTGACCGAAGGCAAGATGCGCAAGATCCTGGTCGAGGCCACGGGGCAACCGGCATATGCGCCGGTCGGCGCCTGCGTCAACGTCGTGGGCGTGCGGCCCTTGCCCACCGATGTCTACACCGCGTTCCTGGAAAGCCAGGACAGGATCGTGCAGGGGTTGATCAAGCATCAGCTGGTCACGGTCAAGCGCGTCAGCGCCAACGGCGACGGCGGGCCACCGCAAGCGGACGAAGATCCCGAGGACGCGAGCAGCCGCATGGAGCTGACGGATAAAGGCCGGCCCTACTACACGGACGGCGAGGCCCGCCTCAGTTCCAAGCTGGTCTATACCGCGAAGTTCTGCGCCCCCGGCCTGCAGATCGGCAAGATCCTCACCCATACCAAGCCGCTCAAGAATCCATTCGACGACAACCCCAACCTGGTCTCGGCGGTGAAGTTCGAATGGCGGCTGGAGCGCAGCACCGCGGACTGGGCGGCCGATCCCGCCTTCCGTCCGTACCTATCCGGCTTTGCGCCGGAGGACCAGCCGGACGAATGGCAAACTGAGTACATCATGCTGGAACGGAAAAACGGCGTGTGGGAACTGGGAGACAGGCCCTACATCATCCGTTGGTGAGCGCGGCGTCGTCGGACTCGGCTGGCGGACGGCGCACCGCTCTCAGCTTGCCGCTTTCGCCGCCGCCGCAGAAAAAGCAGCCGGCGCCATCCGACTCCAATCCGGATACGCCGATACCGGCCGGCATTTCCACGCTTTGCAGCACTTCGCCAGTCCGCGCATCCAGCTGCCGCAGATCACTGGCGCCATCCTCCCAGGTGCCATGCCAGAGCTGCCCGTCGACCCAGGTCACGCCGGTGACGTAGCGGTTGGATTCGATGGTGCGCAGCACCCGGCCCGTTTCAGGATCCACCTGGTAGATCTTGCGCTGGCGGTACTCGGCCACCCACAGGCTGCCCTCGGCCCAGGCCATGCCCGAGGCGCCGCCGCCGCCCGGCGCCGGGATGCGGGTCAGCACCCGGCCGCTCTCTGGCTCCAGCTTGACGATGGTGCCATCGGAGATCTGATAGAGATGCTTGCCATCAAAGGCCGTGCCCGCGTTGGCGACCAGGTCGATGGAGGCTTGCGTGTTGCCGCTGTCGGGGTCCAGGGCGATCAGTTTTTCGCCGGTGGCGAACCACACCTGCTGGCCGTCGTAAGTCACGCCGTGCACTGCCTGCACGCCGGGAAAGGGACCGTACTCGCGGATGATCTGGGCTTTCGTTCGTTTCATTTCGATGTCCTTGAACTGGAGTTCGAGCATTCATGCTAGTCGGCAGCCAGCGCGGCCGGGAGTAACAAGGTTGTCGTGAATCCCGGCACCGGCGGCGTCATCCAGCGGCGCGCCCGGCCCTGGCCGCAAGCCTGCACCTTGCCGGCCACCGCCAGCGCGTCCAGCGTGCGCTGCACCGTGCGCTGGCTGGCGCCCAGCGCCAGCGCCAGGGCGGAACTGGACCAGGCTTCGCCGTCGGCCAGACAGGCGAGCACGGCTCCCTGGTCCCTGTCGCCGTCGCCAGCGGGTCGTGCCAACAGCGCGACCCCTCTGCCCTCTTGCGGCTTCAGGACAAAGCCGCCGCGCGCGGCGCTGATGCCGGCCACGCCGTCCAGGGCCGCACGCAGGCGCCCGATCTCGACGCGCAGGCGCGCGCGGTGCGTCTCGTCGAAGTAGGCGGTACGGAACGCCTGCTCGATGAGCGTTTCCCTGGGCGCCGGCTGCGGCCAGGCTTCAGCCAGGACGCGGGCCAGCGCGAACAACACCGGGCGACTGGCCAGCGGGATTGCCCGGCCCTCGCTGCGCACCGCGTGGCGGCAACCGTCGACCACCAGCGTGTCGGAGGCCAGCAGCGCCTCCACTTCATCCAGCAGGATGGGCCGCTGGACGCCCTGCTCGATCAGCCGCGCCGCGGGCGTGTTCAGGAGCAAGGTCGCGTGTTCGACCTCGGCCATCAACGCGGGGATGCCGGCGACGCGGGCGGCCAGTTCCGCCTGGGTCAGCGCGGCGCGCGCCGGCCCCGTGCGCAGCCGCCGCAAGGCGACGCCGGCGGCGATCAGTTCGTGGATGGCGCGGGACGCCGGGGCCAGGGCGGCAGGGTCCAGCAAGGCCAGCGCATCCTCGGCGCGATCGAGCCGGCCTAGCAACAGCTCGCGGCGGGCCTGCAGATGCCGCGCATGCGCGGCGTTGGCCGGGTCGCCGTGGGCGTCCAGCGCGGCGCGCGCGGCCTCCAACGCCTTTTCCGGCCAGGCCAGGTCGCGCGATACCAGGGCGATCTCGGCCTCGGCCACGACGCAGCGGGCGCGGGCCAGCACGTTCTTGGGATCGAAGTTCCGCGCCGCGCTGCGCAGCAGGGTCCGGGCGCGGCGGAACTCGCCCAGTTGCGCCAGGGCGATGCCGCGCAAGGCCAGCGCGGGCGCATCGTCGCGCAGGGCCACAAGGTTCAAGGCGCCCAGCGGATTGCCGGCGGCCAGCGCGCGCGCCGCCGAGGTGATCAGAAAATCCATGGAAATCCCGCCACTGCCGCCGCTCCCGCAGTCCGCTTACCGGCAACTAATCTACCACCTGGCGCGGCTTTGCAGCGGCGTCCCCAAGCCAGGCGCGCGGCCCGCAGGCGGGAAAGTCACCGTCAGCGCCACGCCCGCGCCGCGCAGGCCGTCGCCCAGGTCGACTGCGGCGCCATGCTGCTGCGCAATCTGCGCCACCAGGGACAGGCCGATGCCGCTGCCACCCGCCACGCTGCCCGGGGCGCGATAGAAGCGGTCGAACACGCGCGCGCGTTCCTCCGGCGCAATGCCCGGGCCATCGTCGGCCACGCGCAGGCAGGCCCCGCCGTCTGCCGCAGGTCCGCAAGTCACCGCGATCTGGCCGCCGCTCTGCGTATAGCGCACGGCATTGTCCAGCAGGTTGCGGACCAGCACGCCCAGGGCGTCCAGCCGCCCGCGCACCACGCAGGCCTGCACGTCCAGCTGGATGCGCAGCTGCTTGCGGGTCGCGTCCGTTTCCCAGTCGCGCACCAGCATGGCGACCAGCGCATCCAGTTGGACCTGCTCGGGCTCGTCGGCGCTGGCGCTTAGCGCGTCCATGCGAGCCTGGTCCAGCAATTGTTCCGACAAGCGCGAGGTGCGCTGCGCGACCAAGCGCAATTTCTCGATGGCGGCCGGCGCATCGGCGGAGCCGGCGCTGCGGGCCACCAGTTCCGCGTGCGCGCTCAGCGCGGCCAACGGGGTGCGCAGCTCGTGCGCGGCATCCTCAAGAAAGCGGCGCTCGCGGTCCATGCCGCCCTTGACCCGCAACAGCAGCTGGTTGATCGAGCGGATGAAGGGACGCAGTTCGCCTGGCATGCCGGCCATGGGCAGCGGGGCCAGGTCGAACGGCCCGCGCCGCGCGATGGCCGCGCCGGCGCGGTCCACCTTGCGAAACGCGCGGCCGACCACCCGCCAGCTCACCACGGCCAGCAGCACGAACAGGACGGACACGATGACCAGCCCGCGCTTCAGGCTATACAGCGACTGGGCGCGCAATTCGCTCTGCGGCCGCGCCACCTGCACCTGCACCCGCCCCTGCGCGTCGGAGACCGCGTACACGCGCCAATCCATGCCGTCGGCGGACACGTCGGCATAACCATCCTGGAAGCCGCCGCTCAGGGGGTGTTCGGGGGACTCGGGCGAGCGCAGCAGCAGCCGGCGGTCGGCCAGCGACCACAAGTGGAAACGGATCTTGTCGCCGTCGACACGGCTGGACGCGGGCGGGGTGAAACGCTCGGACGGCGCCGCGTTGCCCAACAGGCTGACCGGCAGCGACGCCAGCATCTGGCTGGCCGCGTCATGCAGCCACCGATCGCGCGCGCCGGTCTGCGAGCGCGTGGTTTCGTACTGCTGGAAGGCGAACACCGCGATCCAGGACAGGGTCATCGTCAACAGCAGCGTCAGCGTCAGTTGCTTGCGCAGCGTCTTCATTCGGCCGCCTCGATGCGATAGCCCAGTCCATGGACGGTGAGGATCAGCTTGTCGCCCAGCTTGCGGCGCAACTGATGGATATAGACCGCCACCGTATTGCTTTCGATGGCGCCGCTGTCGCCATAGACGGCAGCCTCCAGCTGTTCGCGGCTGACGGTGTGGCCGATGCGTTCCATGAGCGCCAGCAGCGTGCGGTACTCATGCGCGCTGAGGCTGACCTCGACGCCGTCGCGCGTCACCGCCCTCTTGGCCGGCTCCAGCACCACGTCGCGGCAGCGCAGCGCCGACACCACGGCGTTGCTGCTGCGCCGGACCACGGCGCGCAGCCGGGCCAGCAGCTCGTCCAGCTGGAATGGCTTGACGATGTAGTCGTCGGCGCCGGCATCCAGGCCCTGTATCCGTTCGCTCAGCCGGTCGCGCGCGGTCAGGATCAGGACCGGCGTGGCGTCGTAGCGCGCGCGCAGGTGCTTCAGGACCGCCAGCCCGCTGCCGTCGGGCAGGCCCAGGTCCAGCAGCACGGCATGAAAGCCGTGCTCCACCAGGGCCAGCCGCGCCTGCGCGACATCGCGCACCCATTGCACGTCGGCGCCAGACTGCGCCAGGCTGGTGTGCACGGCGTCGCCCAACATGGCGTCGTCTTCAACTAGCAGGACACGCAAGAAATCTCCAGGACCATCAACGATGCCGCAGCATGCCGGCTGCGGGTTAAGAACTTATTAAGAATCCATGCCGCGCGCGCCCATCTGGCTGCGGGCGGCCAGCTGCGGGCGGCGAGCTGCGGGCGGCCATGGACTTGAGCGCAGCATTTTAATTCGGCACCTTGACTGTACTTGTATATACGAGTTAAATAAAACCCGCCGATACCCGCAACCCCGGAACGCGCCATGAGCGCCGCCCGCCGCACAGCACCTGGGCAACACCCCCCTGCCTTCGAGTACGTGCCTGCAGTCGGCCCGGATACGCCCCATCTCACGCTCTAGTCCCTCTTCTCCCCCCTTTCCTCCGCTCGAGGAGTAGTGATGCGTCATCTTCCAGTCGTTGAAGTTTGCGTTTCGAGAAGTTTTTCACCCAGGTTCGCGGGTCCGCTGTTGCTGGCCCTTGCCTTGTCGGCAGCGTTGCAAGCCGCCCCGGCCTGGTCCGCCACGCCCGCCATGCCGGCCGCCGCCGGCGACACGCGCGCCGCCGCCCGGCAAGCGCCCTTGACGCTGGACGGCCGCTCGCTCACTGCCGCTGACGTGGTCGCCGTCGCGCGCGGCGGCCGGCCCGTGGCGGCCACCGAGGCCGCGTGGCAGCGCGTCGCCCGGTCGCACGATCTGCTGCTGGAATACGGCCGCCTGGGACAGCCCGTGTACGGCCTGAATCGCGGCGTGGGCCAGAACAAGGACCAGACCATCTTCTCGGGCGACACACTGTCGGACGAGGCCCGGGCATTGTCCGCGGCCTTCAACCACCGCATGCTGCTGTCGCACACCGTGGCCTACGGCGAGCCGGCGGCAGCGGACACGGTGCGAGCCGCCATGCTGATAAGGCTGAACACGGCGCTGGCCGGCGGTACCGGCATGAGCCCGCCCCTGGTTCGCCAATACGCCGATTTTCTCAACCAGGGTTTGACGCCGGTAGTGCTGGGCCAAGGCTCCGTGGGCCAGGCCGACATCACCATCCTGCCCCAGATCGGCCTGGCCATGATGGGCGAAGGCATGGTCGAGATCGGCGGCAAGCTCCTGCCGGCGGCCGAGGCCATGCGCCAGGCGGGCCTGGCGCCAGTACAGCCTTATGCCAAGGACTCTCTGTCCCTGCTGAGCTCCAACGCCTATGGCGCGGCCCTGGCCATCCTCGCGGCGCACGACGCCAGCCGGGTGCTGGACCGCGCCGATGAGGTGGCGGCCCTGTCGCTCGAAGGCCTGAACGGCAACATCGCGCCCTTGCTGCCCGCCACCCAGGGCCAGCGTCCCTATCCGGCCCAGCAGCAGGTGGCCCGTCGCATCCTGTCGCTGCTCGAAGGCAGCGCGCTCTGGCAAACGGACGAGCAGCGGCCCCTGCAGGATCCCCTGAGCTTCCGTACCGTGAGCCAGGTGCATGGCGCCGCACGCGAAGCGCTGCGCCAACTGGACGCGCAGTTGCTGGTGCAGATCAACAGCTCGGATGACAACCCGACCGTGGCGCTGGATGTGTCGCCGCCGGCCGGCGCCACGCCGCAGGAAACCCGCTATTACGTGACTCAAGGCAAGCTGCGCGGCGCCGTGTTGCCCAGCGCCGGATTCGACCCCACCGCCTGGGTGGTGCCGCTGCAGTCGGTAGGCGTGGCGCTTTCGCAGGTGGCCCAGTCGTCGGCGCAGCGCGTACTGCGCATGGGCGACCCCGCCTTCACCAAGCTGCCGCGCTTTCTGTCGCCCAATGACACGACCCTGGCCTACACCACGATCCAGAAGCCCGTGTCGCTATTGGCCACCGAGATCCGGACGCTGTCGCAGCCCGTCTCGTCCGACGCGCTGGCGGTCGCGGGCAATATCGAAGACGTGGCCACCAATGGCCCGCTCGCCGCGCAACGCGTGGGGCAGCAGACCGGACGGCTGCGCACCCTGCTGGGCATAGAGCTGATCCATGCGGCGCAGGCCGTGGACCTGCGCACGCGCGCCGACCCCCGGCGTCCGCTGGGCAAGGGAACCGGCGCGGTGCTGGCGGCCTTTCGGGTGGAAGTGCCGTTTCTTTCGCAAGACAGAAGACTTGCCGACGACATTGCGCGCGCCGACCGGTTTCTGGACCAGGCGCGCGACGCCGCGCTGTAGACGCCGCGCCGCCGCCTGACCAACAACAAGGGGAATGAACATGAACAAGTATCTCGCGCTGTGCCTGAGCGGCACGCTTCTGGCCGCCACGCTGTCCGCGCCCGCGGCTGCCGCCGAAGGCAAGTATCCCGATCGGCCCGTCACCATCGTCGTGCCGTTCGGCGCGGGCGGCATCGCCGACGCGTTGCCCCGCATCGTGGGCCAGGAGCTCAACGGCAAATGGGGCGTGCCGGTCATCATCGAAAACAAGGTCGGCGCCTCCGGCAATATCGGCATGGACTTCGTCGCCCGTGCCAATCCGGACGGCTACACGCTGGCCCTGGCGCCGGCTGGCAACCTGACCGTCAACCCGCTGCTCTATACCAAGCTGCCCTTCAACACGGCCCGCGACTTCGCGCCGGTGACCATGCTGGCCACTTCGCCCAATGTGCTGGTGGTCAACGACAAGGTGCCGGTCAAGACCTTCACCGAACTGGTGGCCTATGCGCGCCAGCATCCGGACAAGCTCAACTATTCCTCGCCCGGTCCTGGCAGCGGCGCCCACCTGGCGGGCGAACTGCTCAACCAGTCGGCCGGCATCGTCACGCGCCACATTCCGTACAACGCCATGGCTGCCGCCGTCAACGATGTGGTGGCGGGCAATGTGGACATGATGTTCGCCGGTGTCTCGACCGTGCTGCCGTTTATCCAGTCCGGCAAGCTGCGCGCGCTGGCGGTCGCCGGTCCGCAACGCCTGCCGCAATTGAAGGACGTGCCCACGGTGGCCGAAAGCGGCTATCCGGGCTTCGACGTGACCTCCTGGTACGGCATCGTCGCGCCGGCCAAGGTGCCGCCCGCGATCCTTGACCAGTTGCAGGCCGACATTGCCGCCGTGCTGCAGAAGGAGTCCGTGCGCCAGAAGTTCGCCGGCCTGGGCGTGGAGCCCGCCGGCTCGAACCGCGCGGATTTCACCCAAACGATCCAGCAGGAAACCGATAAATGGGCGGCCATCGTCAAGCAGGCCGGCATTCAACCGATCCAATAACCGAGGAGACATCATGCAATCCATAGACATCACCTACCTGAACGGCCCCGACGTGCGTGCGCTGGAGCTGACCGACGCGGAAATCCTGGCCGCCGTGCAAAGCGCGCTGGACGCCCAGGGGCGAGGCAAGACCGTCATCGAACCGCGCATGCACCTGGTGCCGGAGTCTTCCGCCAAGGGGCACTTCAATGTGCTGCGCGGCTATATTGAGCCGCTGCACGTGGCAGGCGTGAAAGTGGTCAGCGACTTCGTCGACAACTACAAGGTCGGCCTGCCTTCGGAAATGGCCCTGCTCAACCTGTTCGATCCGGTCAATGGCAAGCCGCTGGCCGTGGTCGACGCGACCGCCATCACCGACATGCGCACCGGCGCGGTCACGGCGCTGGGCGCCAAATATCTGGCGCGCAAGAACAGCAAAGTGCTGGGCCATATCGGTTCGCGCGGCACCTCTTACTGGAACGTGCGCCTGCTCGACAGCCTCTACGACTTCGACGAGATCCGCGTGCATTCGCGCCGTCCGGAAAGCCAGCAGGCCTTCGGCGAGCGCCTGTCGCGCGACCTGGGCAAGCCGGTAAAGGTCGTCAATAATTGGGAATCCTGCGTGCGTGGCGCCGACATCGTGGTCGAAGCCTCGCGCCTGCCCGAACCCACGCCTTTGCTCAAGACCGAGTGGATCAAGCCCGGCGCCCTGGTCATGCCCTATGGCACCATGAGCGCGGTGGAGCTGAGCCTGACCGACATCATGAGCAAGGTGGTGGTCGATGACTGGGGCCAATGCCGCAAGGGCCTGCCCTACGGCGCGCTGCGCGCCCACGTCGACAGTGACCGCATCACCGAGGAAAACCTGCACGCCGAACTGGGCCAGATCGTGGCGGGCCTGAAGCCGGGCCGCGAGCGCGATGACGAGACCATCCTGTTCTGGCACCGTGGCCTGTCCACTACCGACATCGCGCTGGGCCATGCCATGCTGGAGAAGGCCCGCAAGATGGGCCTGGGCCAGACCTTGAAATTTGCCTAGGCGAAGCGCCATGGATCTCATCACTTCGACGCGCATGTACGACGTGGCGCCCGCGGCGCGGGCTGCCTGGCATGCGCTGCTGCAGGCCGCGCACGCCCGCGCCGGCCTGGACGTGCACTTCGTCGAGCACGGCTGGCCGACGCCCATCGGCGAACTGTGGGAGCGGCCGGGGCTGTGCGGCGTCTTCATATGCGGCTGGCCTTATGTCACGGCGCTGCAGGCGGGGCGGGCCTTTGGCGCCGTCGCCGCAGTGGTGCCGGACTGGCCGGCCTACGAAGGCCTGCCGCGCTACCGCAGCGAATTCCTGGTGCGCGCCGACTGCGGCTGGTCGTCGCTGGCTGACGCGGCCGGCAGCCGTTATGGCTGGATGGTGCGTGACTCGCAATCGGGCTGGAACGCGCCGCGCGCGGCGCTGGCGGGGCTGGCCGCGGCCGGCGGCGCCCTGTTCGCGGCGTCCAAGGGCCCCTATGGCAACCCGCGGGGCCTGCTGCGCGCCCTGGCCGACGGCGAAATCGACCTGACCGCGGTCGACGGCTGGTACCTGGATCTGCTGCGCGCGCACGATCCGGCCGCGCTGGCCGGATTGCGCACGCTGGCGTATACGCCCTGGACGCCGAATCCCTTGCTGGTGGCCGGACCCGACGTGGATCCGGCCAGCGCGCAAGCCCTGTCGGACGTCCTGCTGACCATGCACGAGGATCCAGCCCACGCGCCGCTGCTGCGCGCCGCCCATGTGGCGCGCTTCGCGCGCCCTGACCCCGCGTCGTACACGGTCCTGAGCGACATGGCGCAAGCCGCAACGGCGGCCGGCTATCCCGAGATACGCTAAAGCCGGGGCAGGCGCCGCTTTGCGCAGCAGGTGTACTGCCCCGATTCCCTGGAACGTCGGCGCTTTAAAGAATTATTAAAACCCCGTGCCGACAATGCACTCCTGCGACGGCGGGCCCCCGGCCCGCCGCCAGCACGCACCCTCAGCAATGAAAGATGGCGCTGATCCGTCCGGACCGCGCGGGAGATGCATATATGAAACGCCTGCATGGCATGGAATTGTTCGCCGAAGTGGCGAAGGCGCATAGCTTCAGCCGGGCCGCCGCGGTCCTCGGCATGCCGACCTCCACGGTGTCGCGCCAGGTGGCCGAACTGGAGCGCGCGGTCGGCCTGCGGCTGCTCAGCCGCAACACGCGCCGAGTGGAATTGACCGACGCCGGCCGGCTGTATTTCGAGCGCTGCCGCCGCATTGTGGCCGAAGCCGAGATCGCCCACGAGGAATTGCGCGAGCAACTGGAAATTCCCAGCGGCCCGCTGCACGTCCAGTTGCCGGCGGCATACGCGTTGGACGCCTTGATGCCGGCCTTGGTCGAATTCGGCAGCCACTACCCCGAAATCCGCCTGCAACTGAGCGTGACCGGCCCCGAGTTCGCCGAGCACCCGCCCGAGATCGGCGACGTGGCGATCCGCCTGGGCGAACTGCCCGACTCGTCGCTGGTGGCGCGCCGACTCGGCGCGGTCCATGCCAGCCTGTACGCCGCGCCCGCCTACCTGGCGGCCCGCGGCACCCCCGCCTGCCCCGCCGACCTGGCGCGCCACGACTGCATCGGCCTGCGCGCCGGCGGCGGCCAGCCCGCGCCCTGGCCGCTGCAGCGCGGCCGCGAGCAGTTGCTGGTTCCAGTGGAGCACCGCTATGGCGCCAACGACGCCTGCATGGCCCGGCAGCTTGCCGTGCTGGGCGCCGGCATCGCGGCGCTGGGCGGAGACGAAAGCGGCCGGCTGCGCTCCGGCGAGCTGGCGCGCGTGCTGCCGGCCTGGAGCCTCGGACCGATCGAGGTCCATGCCGTGACCGAGACCCGCCTGTTGCCCGCCCGGACCCGCCGGCTGATCGATTTTCTGGCCGATTACCTGGATGGCGCCGCGCGTTGCCACACACCGCGCCTGGAGGTGCGCCGCGCGGCCTAGGTTTTTCCCTGCGCGCACGGGCCCTCACCCCCGTCACAATATTGCATCCCGAGGCGATACGGCCCCCTTTTTCACCCGCGGGCCGCCCCTCCTGTCCTCCTTCGGCCCTGGCGCCGCCCTCCACCGTGTAAACTCCCCCCTTTTTGACTCTGGTGGTATGTTGCAGGCCCCACAGCGCACAGGTTTAAGCGGCCCGACGCTCATTCGCTTGCTGACTCGCCTGACGGATGCCGACGTCCCGCAATCCAGGCAATCGCTTTCAGACCATCTGAGCCTATGGCTCGGCTGGACGGACGCGATCGCGCTCTCCGCGGCGCTGAATACCAGCCCGCCGGTGATCGCCCCCGGCGCGCGCATGTTCAGCAGCGCCGAGGAGCGCGACTGCGCCCGCGTGCGGACCACGTTGGCCGACGCCATCGCCAGCGACACCGCGGCCACGGCCGCCAAGCGGCCCGGACCGGGACAAGCCCGCGCCCCCGCCAAGCAGTTGGCGGCGCTGGCCGAGGCCGAAGCCGACTACGCGAATTTTCGCCAGCGCTATCTGTCGTTGCAGCACACGATGGAAACCGCCGTGGGCAATCTGCGCAGCCGCCTGCGCGGCATGGTCGCGGCCAAGAATGGCGAAATGACACGCCTGGCGGTGGTCGACGCCATCATGGACCGCGCCCTGCTGCCCAAGGAACGCGCGCTATTCGGCGTGATTCCGAAGTTGCTGCAAGGCCATTTCAACCGCTTGCGCGAGGCCGAGGCCGCTGCGTTGGCCGAGGCTGCCGCATTGGCGGAAGCTGAGGCCCAAGCCGCGGTCGACGTCGAGGCGCAAGGCGATGCCGCAGCCGAGACAGGCGCGGCGCCCGCAGTGGCGCAGGCACCGATAACGCCAGGCGCCTGGCTGGACACGTTCCGCAAAGACATGCGCAGCGTGCTGCTGGCCGAATTGGATGTTCGTTTACAACCGGTCGAAGGGCTGCTTGCCACCCTTCGCGCCAGCTAACCGGGACACTATGTCCAAATATCTGACTAATCTCGTTGTTTTCTTGGCGGGTCTGGCCGTCGTGGGCTGGATCGGCGCGGGCTATGCGGGCAACAACCCGCTGGCGCTGGCCGTGACCTTGCTGATAGGCGCCTGTTACGTGGGCGGCGCGCTCGAACTGCTGCGCTACCAGCAGGCGACCTCCTCGCTGACGCGCGCGCTTTCGGGCCTGTCCGATGCGCCCGGCAATCTCGGATCCTGGCTGGACCAGTTGCCGCCTAGCCTGCGCAACGCCACGCGCCTGCGAATCGAGGGCGAGCGCGCGGGCCTGCCCGGACCGGCGCTGACGCCGTATCTGGTGGGCCTGCTGGTCTTGCTGGGCATGCTGGGTACCTTCCTGGGCATGGTCGTGACCCTGCGCGGCACCGGCCTCGCGCTGGAAAGCGCCACCGACCTGGCCGCCATCCGCGCCTCGCTCGCCGCGCCGGTCAAGGG encodes:
- a CDS encoding phosphate/phosphite/phosphonate ABC transporter substrate-binding protein is translated as MDLITSTRMYDVAPAARAAWHALLQAAHARAGLDVHFVEHGWPTPIGELWERPGLCGVFICGWPYVTALQAGRAFGAVAAVVPDWPAYEGLPRYRSEFLVRADCGWSSLADAAGSRYGWMVRDSQSGWNAPRAALAGLAAAGGALFAASKGPYGNPRGLLRALADGEIDLTAVDGWYLDLLRAHDPAALAGLRTLAYTPWTPNPLLVAGPDVDPASAQALSDVLLTMHEDPAHAPLLRAAHVARFARPDPASYTVLSDMAQAATAAGYPEIR
- a CDS encoding LysR family transcriptional regulator, which translates into the protein MKRLHGMELFAEVAKAHSFSRAAAVLGMPTSTVSRQVAELERAVGLRLLSRNTRRVELTDAGRLYFERCRRIVAEAEIAHEELREQLEIPSGPLHVQLPAAYALDALMPALVEFGSHYPEIRLQLSVTGPEFAEHPPEIGDVAIRLGELPDSSLVARRLGAVHASLYAAPAYLAARGTPACPADLARHDCIGLRAGGGQPAPWPLQRGREQLLVPVEHRYGANDACMARQLAVLGAGIAALGGDESGRLRSGELARVLPAWSLGPIEVHAVTETRLLPARTRRLIDFLADYLDGAARCHTPRLEVRRAA
- a CDS encoding DUF3348 domain-containing protein, with the translated sequence MLQAPQRTGLSGPTLIRLLTRLTDADVPQSRQSLSDHLSLWLGWTDAIALSAALNTSPPVIAPGARMFSSAEERDCARVRTTLADAIASDTAATAAKRPGPGQARAPAKQLAALAEAEADYANFRQRYLSLQHTMETAVGNLRSRLRGMVAAKNGEMTRLAVVDAIMDRALLPKERALFGVIPKLLQGHFNRLREAEAAALAEAAALAEAEAQAAVDVEAQGDAAAETGAAPAVAQAPITPGAWLDTFRKDMRSVLLAELDVRLQPVEGLLATLRAS
- a CDS encoding ornithine cyclodeaminase family protein; its protein translation is MQSIDITYLNGPDVRALELTDAEILAAVQSALDAQGRGKTVIEPRMHLVPESSAKGHFNVLRGYIEPLHVAGVKVVSDFVDNYKVGLPSEMALLNLFDPVNGKPLAVVDATAITDMRTGAVTALGAKYLARKNSKVLGHIGSRGTSYWNVRLLDSLYDFDEIRVHSRRPESQQAFGERLSRDLGKPVKVVNNWESCVRGADIVVEASRLPEPTPLLKTEWIKPGALVMPYGTMSAVELSLTDIMSKVVVDDWGQCRKGLPYGALRAHVDSDRITEENLHAELGQIVAGLKPGRERDDETILFWHRGLSTTDIALGHAMLEKARKMGLGQTLKFA